One part of the Bacteroidia bacterium genome encodes these proteins:
- a CDS encoding sodium-coupled permease codes for MSLYDWLVLLLFFAYMIWDGSKSHRKNNDLEGMLLAKRSMPGWALGLSIMATQASAITFIGTTGQAFFYDMRFIQVYLGLPLAMIVLSVTLVPLYRRLKPFTAYEALEERFGLEARLATSFLFLLSRGISLGLSIAAPAYLLAWILQLSLGWTILIIGISTTIYTLYGGLDGVIRTDVKQMALLVFGLIFCFSWIILKLPEEISIDKALHLSGAAGKLKSIDFSLDSGNKYSVWSGVLAGFFLMLSYFGTDQSQVQRYLSAASLKDARNSLLMSAGLKIPMQFFILLLGAFLYCFYLFADRPLMFLPDRLHAEQPTEIITPRDAEFQCIHDARRDAALTYASNLEDKHARSDFLKLDNQANKLRKTEMMYLADKERNLRNDLNYVMPYFILHELPPGIIGLIIAAILAAALSSIDSSLNALATVSVIDWYRRLRKRERSDAHDLKMTRWFTAFWGAIATSFAFLFGETESIIELVNQMGSYFYGPILGIFILLAFKNIKGRSAVMGLASGLLGVFLIAGIFVNRLDGSLSFHFPIGLIPFKFRPLIEYLWLNPLGVSLTVGTAFFYDFVFQKD; via the coding sequence ATGAGTCTTTATGACTGGTTGGTATTGCTCCTGTTTTTCGCCTATATGATTTGGGATGGGAGCAAAAGCCATAGAAAAAATAATGATCTGGAAGGGATGCTATTGGCCAAAAGGAGTATGCCAGGCTGGGCACTTGGGCTTTCTATTATGGCAACTCAAGCTTCAGCCATCACCTTTATAGGCACAACTGGCCAGGCCTTTTTCTATGATATGCGATTTATCCAGGTCTATCTGGGTTTACCGCTGGCTATGATTGTACTTTCAGTTACCCTGGTTCCTTTATATAGAAGACTCAAACCTTTTACTGCCTATGAAGCTTTGGAGGAAAGATTTGGTCTGGAAGCCCGCCTGGCTACCAGTTTCCTTTTTCTCCTCTCAAGAGGTATTTCTTTGGGATTATCTATAGCTGCTCCAGCCTATCTGCTCGCCTGGATTCTTCAACTTTCTTTGGGATGGACCATCCTCATCATCGGGATCAGTACTACAATTTATACCTTATATGGTGGACTGGATGGGGTTATTAGAACGGATGTAAAGCAAATGGCGCTCCTGGTATTTGGATTGATCTTTTGCTTTAGTTGGATCATTTTAAAATTGCCGGAAGAAATCAGTATAGACAAAGCCCTTCACCTCAGTGGTGCGGCGGGTAAATTGAAAAGCATAGACTTCAGTCTTGACTCAGGAAATAAATATTCGGTGTGGAGCGGAGTTCTTGCAGGCTTCTTTCTGATGCTCTCCTACTTTGGGACAGATCAATCCCAGGTACAACGGTATCTCAGTGCAGCCAGTTTAAAAGATGCAAGAAATTCTCTCCTGATGTCTGCAGGTTTAAAAATTCCCATGCAATTTTTCATCCTGCTTCTGGGGGCCTTTTTATACTGCTTCTACTTATTTGCTGATCGTCCCTTAATGTTCCTGCCTGACAGATTACATGCCGAGCAGCCAACAGAGATCATCACTCCCCGGGATGCAGAATTTCAGTGCATACATGATGCCCGGAGAGACGCAGCCCTGACATATGCATCCAATTTAGAAGATAAACATGCACGCAGCGATTTTCTCAAACTGGACAATCAGGCCAATAAGCTTCGCAAAACAGAAATGATGTATCTGGCAGATAAGGAGCGAAACCTGAGAAATGACCTCAACTACGTCATGCCTTATTTTATCCTGCATGAACTTCCTCCCGGCATAATTGGATTGATCATAGCTGCCATACTTGCTGCAGCTCTCTCCAGTATTGACAGTTCCCTCAATGCCCTGGCAACAGTCAGTGTAATTGATTGGTACCGGAGATTAAGAAAAAGGGAAAGAAGTGATGCGCATGACCTCAAAATGACCCGATGGTTTACAGCTTTCTGGGGCGCTATTGCGACTTCTTTTGCCTTCCTCTTTGGGGAAACCGAGTCCATCATCGAACTTGTCAATCAGATGGGGAGCTATTTTTATGGACCTATTCTGGGAATATTTATCCTCCTGGCCTTTAAAAATATTAAAGGCAGATCAGCAGTAATGGGATTGGCAAGCGGTTTATTGGGGGTCTTTTTGATCGCAGGAATATTTGTAAATCGACTGGATGGAAGCCTGAGTTTCCATTTCCCCATAGGATTGATCCCTTTTAAATTCAGACCCTTGATTGAATACCTCTGGTTAAATCCCCTGGGCGTAAGTCTTACGGTTGGGACCGCCTTTTTCTACGATTTCGTCTTCCAAAAAGACTAA
- a CDS encoding tetratricopeptide repeat protein: protein MKTSVLIILLLSTLTFTFSQESEKKTLPDVHDYIAVDKEPLPLNLYLVQDKIGYPVKALKNRIEGKVFSRVLVNTEGDVIQFVLTRNDHPVLGEAVEAELESLRFQPAYLDGEPINYWTNVPFKFYLKQTINSQPKKHNYRTLVQKVFKSNRSKAEQLLTEGLALFEKREYKMAGKNFKECIQRTPRQKSNKSQEILFQARLNLAHAYVQLKSWEFAERHYTEAIGLARAIKSSEVVDQHICSAYLGRAYSLLKAEDYLRSITDYNHVSRHFEDRLLSQKEGQWSFPFPWRQDLDWVMYQRGLVYFQLNKNQEAIENFQKVCELEPASRLQLVALSHMGLAQSKMGDFEAAFNNIQAAIEIDGDDPQPYYFKAMVLMELESQDMASDLIQQARKLFAKLDGDGNEIPSAFPANEE from the coding sequence ATGAAAACGTCAGTTCTGATCATTCTCTTGCTCTCCACTCTCACATTCACCTTCTCTCAGGAAAGTGAAAAGAAAACATTACCGGATGTACACGATTACATAGCCGTAGATAAAGAACCACTTCCACTCAATCTTTATCTTGTTCAGGATAAAATAGGATATCCTGTAAAAGCCTTAAAGAATCGGATCGAGGGAAAGGTATTTAGTCGAGTGCTTGTAAACACAGAAGGGGATGTCATACAATTCGTTCTCACTCGAAACGACCATCCTGTCCTGGGTGAAGCAGTAGAAGCTGAGCTCGAGTCTCTCCGCTTTCAACCTGCATATCTTGATGGGGAGCCAATAAACTATTGGACGAATGTTCCATTCAAGTTTTACCTCAAACAGACCATAAATAGCCAGCCAAAAAAGCATAACTACCGAACGCTGGTTCAAAAAGTTTTCAAATCCAATCGCAGTAAGGCAGAACAACTGCTAACAGAAGGATTAGCCCTTTTTGAAAAGCGGGAGTACAAAATGGCTGGAAAGAACTTTAAGGAGTGTATCCAAAGAACTCCCAGGCAAAAGTCTAACAAAAGTCAGGAGATCCTGTTCCAGGCCCGATTGAACCTGGCACATGCCTATGTTCAATTGAAGAGTTGGGAATTTGCTGAAAGGCACTATACAGAAGCCATTGGATTGGCTCGGGCGATCAAATCCTCTGAGGTCGTTGATCAACATATCTGCAGCGCTTATCTGGGACGGGCTTATAGTCTTTTAAAAGCAGAAGACTACCTACGTTCTATTACAGATTATAATCATGTGAGTCGTCATTTTGAAGATAGGCTGCTTAGTCAAAAGGAAGGACAGTGGAGTTTTCCTTTCCCCTGGAGGCAGGATTTGGATTGGGTGATGTATCAAAGAGGCCTGGTTTACTTTCAACTCAATAAAAATCAGGAAGCTATAGAAAACTTCCAGAAAGTTTGCGAGTTGGAACCAGCTTCCCGTTTACAGCTGGTGGCTTTAAGTCATATGGGATTAGCCCAAAGTAAAATGGGTGATTTTGAAGCAGCTTTCAATAATATCCAGGCAGCCATCGAAATTGATGGGGATGATCCTCAGCCGTATTATTTCAAGGCAATGGTTTTGATGGAATTGGAAAGTCAGGACATGGCCTCTGACTTAATTCAACAAGCGCGAAAATTATTTGCAAAACTTGATGGAGACGGTAACGAAATCCCAAGCGCTTTTCCAGCCAATGAAGAATAA
- the purE gene encoding 5-(carboxyamino)imidazole ribonucleotide mutase, whose translation MKAKVGIIMGSKSDLPVMSGAIEILKDFDVAFEVSVVSAHRTPERMMEYAASARDRGLKVVIAGAGGAAHLPGMVASVTSLPVIGVPVKSSNSIDGWDSVLSILQMPSGVPVATVALNGAKNAGILAVQILGTHEEELAKKLSDYKQALKDKVQQMVEDVESETF comes from the coding sequence ATGAAAGCAAAAGTTGGAATCATCATGGGCAGCAAGTCTGATCTGCCAGTCATGTCAGGAGCGATAGAAATCCTCAAGGATTTTGACGTAGCCTTTGAAGTCAGTGTAGTCTCTGCCCACCGAACTCCCGAACGCATGATGGAATATGCAGCTTCTGCTCGTGATCGGGGCCTAAAAGTCGTAATTGCGGGTGCAGGAGGTGCGGCTCATTTGCCCGGCATGGTTGCCTCCGTCACAAGCTTGCCTGTGATTGGAGTACCGGTAAAATCTTCAAACTCTATTGATGGCTGGGATTCTGTTTTATCCATCCTCCAAATGCCATCGGGAGTACCAGTTGCAACCGTTGCCTTGAATGGTGCAAAAAATGCAGGCATACTCGCTGTGCAAATCCTGGGAACGCATGAAGAGGAGCTGGCAAAAAAGCTTTCAGACTACAAACAAGCCCTCAAAGATAAGGTCCAACAAATGGTCGAAGATGTTGAATCAGAGACATTTTGA
- a CDS encoding sialidase family protein: MHRTLATIIALLFLFACSQSDNPGKLNFTEVHLPMAAGSAFPQMMEKDGKLYLSWTEEGEEISRLKMAIREGEVWSETMELASGKDWFVNWADFPEIFMDENGDIYAHHLAKTGSDTYAYGVNISKKKAGTDSFQFLGKPYTDSSQTEHGFVSFFSIPNAGPAVVWLDGRKYKTEQKEMSLRTARIAEDGSFYEEEEIDGRTCDCCQTDATQTASGAIVVYRDRTDGEVRDIYRSIYKEGKWTKGSPVSEDGWEINGCPVNGPAVAAEGDRVAVSWFTMANDSPRVKLAISEDGGENFGKPIQIDSGNAIGRVDLLWHKGEIFISWMERDESNQGELLLRKYTKNGTLTAPQLVREMSSARASGFPIMIKSGNRLNLAYTEEGDIPRIRMWEAIL; the protein is encoded by the coding sequence ATGCACCGAACACTTGCTACTATAATCGCCCTACTTTTTTTATTTGCTTGTTCTCAGTCCGATAATCCCGGCAAACTCAATTTTACGGAGGTACACCTACCCATGGCAGCAGGGAGTGCTTTTCCTCAAATGATGGAAAAGGATGGGAAGTTGTATCTGAGTTGGACAGAAGAAGGGGAGGAGATCAGTCGTCTGAAAATGGCGATTCGTGAAGGAGAGGTCTGGTCTGAAACGATGGAACTGGCAAGTGGAAAGGACTGGTTTGTGAACTGGGCTGATTTTCCAGAGATATTTATGGATGAAAATGGAGATATCTATGCCCATCATTTAGCTAAAACAGGATCTGATACCTATGCATATGGGGTAAACATTTCTAAAAAGAAGGCAGGAACAGATAGTTTTCAATTTTTGGGAAAGCCTTATACAGACAGTTCTCAAACTGAGCATGGGTTTGTGAGCTTTTTCTCTATTCCAAATGCCGGGCCTGCAGTAGTTTGGCTGGATGGCAGAAAGTATAAAACAGAGCAAAAGGAAATGAGTTTGAGAACTGCTCGTATAGCGGAAGATGGTTCTTTTTATGAGGAGGAGGAGATTGATGGCCGAACCTGTGATTGTTGTCAGACAGATGCCACCCAAACGGCTTCTGGAGCAATCGTGGTGTACAGAGACCGGACCGATGGAGAAGTTAGAGATATATATCGCAGTATTTATAAGGAGGGAAAATGGACCAAAGGGAGCCCGGTATCTGAGGACGGCTGGGAAATAAATGGATGTCCGGTCAATGGGCCGGCGGTTGCAGCCGAAGGTGATCGGGTTGCCGTAAGCTGGTTCACCATGGCTAATGACAGCCCCAGGGTAAAATTGGCTATTTCAGAGGATGGGGGAGAGAATTTTGGGAAACCCATCCAGATAGATAGCGGAAATGCGATAGGGAGGGTAGATCTACTTTGGCATAAAGGAGAAATCTTTATCAGCTGGATGGAGAGAGATGAAAGTAATCAGGGAGAGCTGCTGTTAAGAAAGTATACTAAGAATGGAACGTTGACAGCTCCTCAGCTTGTGAGAGAAATGAGTAGTGCCAGAGCCAGTGGATTTCCCATTATGATCAAAAGTGGAAACCGACTGAATCTGGCATACACGGAAGAAGGAGATATTCCTCGCATCCGTATGTGGGAAGCAATTCTATAA
- a CDS encoding GHMP kinase: MMHRENQIRSSSYPRAALIGNPSDGYFGKTIAFVFKNFKAEVVLTPSDKLEIVPHIRDRFKFENMSELCEDIDQFGYYGGVRLLKASIKRFSEYCKSCEIELEKKNFRLSYQSTIPLRLGLAGSSAIITACIKALKTYYQIDIPPHLQANLVLATEREELGIEGGLQDRVAQSFEVPVFMDFNRDLMESRGYGAYEVLPVDKLPPLYIAYRRSLSSGSELVHNDLRARYNAGDQKVHEAIQQFTAISDHVRVMLIHGAYDELGSYIDQNFDLRRSIINISQENLRMVELARNTGASAKFTGSGGAIIGTYKNESMFEELKRNLSEEDIEVIKPEIISKHEEISQSY; this comes from the coding sequence ATGATGCACAGAGAAAACCAAATTCGAAGTTCTTCTTATCCCAGAGCAGCCCTGATAGGGAATCCATCTGATGGATATTTCGGAAAAACCATTGCCTTTGTTTTTAAGAATTTTAAAGCGGAAGTAGTTCTTACTCCTTCGGATAAACTGGAAATCGTTCCACACATCCGGGATCGCTTTAAATTTGAGAATATGTCTGAGTTGTGTGAAGATATCGATCAATTCGGATATTATGGAGGAGTACGCTTGTTGAAAGCGTCCATCAAAAGATTTTCAGAATACTGTAAATCCTGCGAAATAGAGCTTGAAAAAAAGAATTTTCGCCTCAGCTATCAAAGTACCATTCCACTTCGTCTGGGACTGGCTGGTTCCAGTGCGATCATCACTGCCTGTATCAAAGCCCTCAAGACCTATTATCAGATAGATATTCCTCCTCACCTGCAGGCAAATCTGGTCTTGGCTACAGAAAGAGAAGAATTGGGAATAGAAGGAGGTTTGCAGGATCGGGTGGCTCAATCCTTTGAAGTACCGGTATTCATGGACTTTAATAGAGATTTGATGGAAAGCCGAGGGTACGGTGCCTATGAAGTCCTCCCGGTTGATAAGCTACCTCCTTTGTACATTGCTTATAGAAGAAGCCTTTCCAGTGGTTCTGAGCTCGTACATAATGATCTTCGTGCCCGATACAATGCAGGGGATCAAAAAGTGCATGAAGCTATTCAACAGTTCACAGCTATTTCTGATCATGTACGCGTAATGCTGATTCATGGCGCTTATGATGAGCTGGGATCCTATATTGACCAGAATTTTGACCTGAGACGGAGCATTATCAATATCAGCCAGGAAAATCTTCGGATGGTCGAATTAGCAAGAAATACAGGGGCTAGTGCAAAATTTACGGGTTCTGGTGGCGCAATTATTGGTACATATAAAAATGAATCCATGTTCGAGGAACTCAAACGGAACCTGAGCGAGGAAGATATAGAAGTGATAAAACCGGAAATTATTTCCAAACATGAGGAGATCTCACAAAGCTATTAG
- a CDS encoding 5-(carboxyamino)imidazole ribonucleotide synthase produces MNKEFYSGLKLGVLGGGQLGRMLIQAAIDLNVYIKVLDPSAEAPCKAYAHEFVEGSLQDFDTVVAFGQDVDILTIEIEKVNTEALAELQRQGKKVYPDPSIIKLIQSKCAQKQYYLDQGLPSSPFRLIGNAAEIKDHLDMLPAVQKLDRDGYDGRGVQVLKTEADLPKAMDAPGLLESFVPFEKEIALIIARNAKGEVKSFPIVEMVFHPVHNLVEYLFSPAEISPAQFEEAENIGKRLVEGLDFVGLLAIEMFVGKEGEILINEIAPRPHNSGHQSIRGNLTSQYEQHLRAILGLPLGETDILSPSAMVNLLGADGHKGKAVYKGIEDLLSIGGAYPHIYGKAETKPFRKMGHVTILAKDLEQLQEKVKQVKASLRVISE; encoded by the coding sequence ATGAATAAGGAATTTTACAGTGGATTAAAATTAGGCGTTTTAGGCGGAGGTCAATTAGGACGTATGCTTATTCAGGCAGCAATTGACCTAAACGTTTATATAAAGGTGCTGGATCCTTCAGCGGAAGCCCCATGTAAAGCCTATGCGCATGAATTTGTAGAGGGCTCCTTGCAAGATTTCGATACAGTAGTTGCCTTTGGGCAGGACGTTGATATCCTGACAATCGAAATTGAAAAGGTCAATACAGAAGCATTGGCTGAACTTCAGCGTCAGGGAAAAAAGGTATATCCGGACCCTTCCATCATAAAACTCATTCAATCCAAATGTGCCCAGAAGCAGTATTATCTGGACCAAGGTCTACCGAGTTCTCCATTTCGCCTGATAGGCAATGCAGCTGAAATCAAGGATCATCTCGATATGTTGCCTGCTGTTCAGAAGCTGGATAGAGATGGATATGATGGCAGAGGGGTTCAGGTGCTAAAGACGGAAGCAGATCTTCCCAAAGCAATGGATGCTCCGGGATTGCTGGAGTCATTTGTTCCCTTTGAAAAGGAGATTGCCCTCATCATAGCCCGAAATGCAAAAGGAGAGGTAAAAAGCTTCCCTATAGTAGAAATGGTCTTTCATCCGGTTCATAATCTGGTAGAATATCTTTTTTCGCCTGCCGAAATCAGTCCTGCGCAATTTGAAGAAGCGGAAAACATAGGCAAACGTCTGGTAGAAGGCCTGGATTTCGTAGGATTATTGGCCATTGAAATGTTTGTAGGAAAGGAGGGAGAGATTTTGATTAATGAAATTGCTCCCAGACCTCATAATTCCGGACACCAGAGCATACGAGGAAATCTGACTTCACAGTATGAGCAACACCTCCGGGCCATCCTGGGATTGCCACTTGGAGAGACGGACATTCTAAGCCCATCTGCTATGGTAAATTTATTAGGAGCAGACGGGCATAAAGGCAAAGCTGTTTACAAAGGAATAGAAGACCTCCTGAGTATCGGAGGAGCTTATCCGCATATATATGGGAAAGCGGAAACCAAGCCTTTTCGTAAAATGGGACATGTAACTATTTTAGCGAAGGATTTGGAGCAGTTGCAAGAAAAAGTAAAGCAGGTAAAGGCGAGTTTAAGGGTAATCAGTGAGTAA
- a CDS encoding PKD domain-containing protein, with protein MLRTLVILFTLCFMFPIGFVQAQVSRTESGRLMLTDEKRSVEFDFQGKKEFSIPCQLVNGVQKKIGDGFISNAILEQLRQDSRLRNATYKVANAVMPEGSARNSSGRLMYEIITGAGYYLECDGKVCGDVKFGCRSTPVEYKLLVDTLENNLYVAEIEAGKVIEIVDVLLGVDIFEFKPQAEERYENAVYPERGNQPCDCAEPEPTFPPLAIIKPSTFNGKIGVQIQFNGEFSTDRDEQGFKIVDYKWDFGERGSGKVESIVSHTFFEAGEFPVRLEVTDNEGEKHDTTITITIQEDSIPPPPPPPPVCDTVIVNNGCCDSLTARINNLLVLVEKMAEPKPEVDSTERDFQLAGGPVFIQNDGQLLEYAMGLDIQIRYPFKKSPSWQFMMDGTYFPRRVANPLDDRPHLWSELRDNIDPITNTLPLHWRRGTRRATASFAIGLDYKPRKAFLKGLYLQGMFGLERTFNQIEASDPLKDPSNQFIGFDLDVFFIESRIGLRKKHLEVYLGGRFLEESRPFTLVLANPLGGSHHRSFDNTIHAGISVWY; from the coding sequence ATGCTAAGAACACTTGTGATACTTTTCACTTTATGTTTCATGTTTCCTATTGGCTTTGTGCAGGCACAGGTTAGCAGAACTGAGTCCGGTCGTCTTATGCTAACGGATGAAAAAAGAAGCGTAGAGTTTGATTTTCAAGGAAAAAAAGAATTTTCCATTCCCTGTCAATTGGTGAATGGCGTACAGAAAAAAATCGGGGATGGCTTTATCTCAAATGCCATATTAGAACAACTCAGGCAAGACTCTCGGTTAAGAAATGCTACCTATAAAGTGGCAAATGCTGTTATGCCTGAAGGGAGTGCTCGGAACAGCTCTGGAAGGTTAATGTACGAAATCATTACAGGAGCTGGCTATTACCTGGAATGTGATGGGAAAGTATGTGGTGATGTGAAATTCGGATGCAGAAGTACGCCTGTGGAGTATAAGCTACTTGTAGATACGCTGGAAAATAATCTATATGTAGCTGAAATCGAAGCAGGGAAAGTAATAGAAATAGTGGATGTCTTGTTGGGAGTAGATATTTTCGAATTTAAACCTCAGGCTGAAGAACGTTATGAAAATGCGGTTTACCCTGAAAGAGGCAACCAGCCTTGTGATTGTGCGGAACCGGAGCCAACTTTTCCTCCCCTGGCAATTATTAAACCTTCTACCTTCAATGGAAAAATAGGAGTTCAGATCCAATTTAATGGAGAGTTTTCTACTGACAGAGATGAGCAGGGTTTCAAAATTGTGGACTATAAATGGGATTTTGGAGAAAGAGGATCAGGTAAAGTAGAAAGTATTGTTTCCCATACCTTTTTTGAAGCAGGTGAATTTCCGGTAAGGCTGGAAGTAACGGATAATGAAGGAGAGAAACATGATACGACCATAACCATAACCATTCAGGAAGATAGTATTCCTCCGCCACCCCCTCCGCCACCAGTTTGTGATACGGTTATCGTCAATAATGGCTGTTGTGATTCCCTCACTGCCCGAATCAATAACCTTTTGGTTCTTGTAGAAAAAATGGCTGAACCCAAGCCGGAAGTGGACTCTACTGAGCGAGATTTTCAACTAGCAGGCGGTCCTGTTTTTATCCAAAACGATGGCCAATTGCTGGAGTATGCCATGGGATTGGATATTCAGATTCGTTATCCATTCAAAAAGAGCCCCAGCTGGCAATTTATGATGGATGGTACTTATTTCCCAAGGCGTGTTGCCAATCCCCTGGATGACAGGCCTCACCTCTGGTCAGAACTTCGGGATAACATTGATCCTATTACAAATACACTGCCCCTTCACTGGAGAAGAGGTACACGCAGAGCCACGGCAAGTTTCGCCATAGGACTGGATTACAAGCCAAGGAAAGCATTTCTCAAAGGTCTTTATTTGCAAGGAATGTTTGGACTGGAAAGAACCTTCAACCAGATCGAAGCCTCCGATCCCTTGAAAGACCCCTCAAATCAATTCATTGGTTTTGATCTGGACGTATTTTTTATTGAAAGTAGAATTGGATTGCGGAAAAAGCACCTGGAGGTTTATCTGGGGGGAAGATTCCTGGAAGAAAGCAGGCCTTTCACCCTGGTCCTTGCCAATCCGCTGGGAGGATCTCACCACAGAAGCTTCGACAATACCATACATGCCGGTATATCGGTTTGGTATTAG